The genomic DNA CGGGTCATCGTGTGACGTGTTGACACCTGCTCATCAGCGAGCCCGAACCGAAGCGTGACCTGCACGCCGCCCCTGAACTCGGTGTCGAGCATTCGCTCGCCTCGCACCGCGATCATGACGATCCCGAGCCCGACATACACAACTGAGAAGACGAGGAAAATACCCCGGAGGCGGATCCAGTCAATATTCGGGCTGAGTATCCGGCCGATCGGCTTGATCGCCATCGGCAACATGGATGTCGCCCGCCACCCGCCGTACGTGACCGCGGCATCAAAGATCGTCCGCGTGATCAACAACGCAGAGAAGAGCGTCGCCACAACGCCGATACCCAGCGTGATCGCGAACCCCTTGATCTCCGGCGTGCCCGTGTACGCCAGCACGACGCACACGATCAGGTTCGTCACGTTGCCGTCAAAGATCGAGCTGAACGCCTTGGCATGGCCGAGCTTCACAGCCGTACGCATGTCCTCGCCACGCTGCAGCTCCTCGCGGATACGCTCGAAGATCAGCACGTTCGCGTCGACCGCCATGCCGAACGTCAGGATCACGCCCGCGATACCGGGAAGCGTAAACGCCGCCCTGTTCAACGCCATCGCACCAACAACGATCACGGCCGTGCAGCAGAGACCAAAGACCGCGATACCGCCGCAGAAGAAGTAGTAGACGATCATGAACACGCCGATCGCAGCCAAAGCGATCCGTCCCGCGCTCACGCCCTGACGCAGATTGTCAGCGCCAAGCTCCGGACCAAGCGTGTTCTCGCTGATTGGCTCCGGCGAGAGGCGAGCCGTCAACGACCCAGCCGTCAGCACTCGCACGATATAGGTGATCTCCGCCTGGGAGAAATCACCCATGATGATCCCGGTCTTTGAGATCGGGTTGTTCAGAACCGGCGCGGTGTAGACCTCGTCGTCGAGAAGCACCGCCATCTTGTCGCCGACATGGTCTCGTGTCAGATCCCCGAGTCGCACCGCGCCCCGAGCGTCCATCACGAAACTGATCGCCGGCTTACCGATGTCATCCTGGCTCGCGTACGCGCTCGCCACGCCCCAGGGCCCATCCTCCTGCGTGAGGCGAGTCGTCCGCGTGTTCCAGCAGAGAACATAGACCTCGCCGTCGTACGCCTCCGCGACCATCCCCCGCTGAATCGCGAAGTACGACGCCGGGTCCTGCTCCATCGCACGCTGCTGCGCGATGTTCTGATACCAGTTCTCCAACTGGTTGATCTTGTACCAACCGGCATCGGGTGCCTTCGCGTTCCGAGGCCCGATCCTCCTCAACTCCTCACGCAGAGACTGCTCGGAGGGGTGCTCGCCGACATCGCACACGATGCGGAACGAGAGCACGCCCGCACCTCGAAGCAGACGCTTGAGATCACTCGAATCATCAAGGGTGCGCCGCTCAGATTCGAGCGTCGCGTAAGCCGCCAGAACCTCGTCCAGCTGCGACCCTGCTTCAGGGTGAAGCTCTCGAATCCGTGTCAGTGCACGCGCCCGAGGGCTCGGAAGCGTCACAAAGGTGCCATCCTCGCCCTGCAGCGTGCGAGTCCTGTTGCTCAGCGAGAGCGCCTGCCGGATGTCCTCCGCAGACAGATTCGCCCGCACCGTCTCCGCACGAGCCGACTCGTACTCTCGCTCGCCGGCCGCGACCCCTGCCGCGAGGTCATCCAACTCCGACTCCGGACGCCCCTCCGCCTCCGCACGCCGCAAGCTCTCCCGCGAAGTAGAAGCGGCGTCAAACGCCGCCGCCGCTCGCTCGAGTCTCGCCGCCTGCGCCGAATCCCCGGCAGAGAGTCTCGCGATCTCCGACGCTCGTTCAGTCGGTGCCAGCCGCGCAAGGCGATCAACATCCGCCGCCGTCACCATCCTCGCCCGCACCGCAGCGAGCTTCGCCTCATACGCCGCGGCCAGCTGCTTGACACGCTCGCCCGGCAGCGGCATCGTGACCTCGATGCGATCCCGCCCCTGGGCGGTCATCGAGATCTCCATCATGCCGTTCGGATCGACGCGGTTCTTCAGAACCTCAATCGTCCGATTCAGCACATCCCTGGCGTCGTCGCCGGGCCTGATCTGGACCGCGTAGACAAGACTCACGCCGCCGCGCAGGTCCTTGCCCAGACGGATGTTCTTATCAACCGGAAAGATCGCCGAAACGGCGATGACAAGGATGGCAAGAGAGAAGATCGCGTTGCGGAGAATGTGACGCATAGAGACCGCTCAGGTGTACAGGTATAGGGCCACACGGACCCCCTCAAGACCGGGCAGAAAGGATAGCCCACCGGCAACCGAACGCCCGGTGGCACGCGCTGTCAAACGGTCAGGCACCGGCCCCGGTCGCCTCACGCTGGAAGGCGTTGGGCTTCTCTTCTACAGCCCGATCCGTGCCCCCGGACGACTGAATCACACCCGTGATCGCCGCCTTCGCAAATCGCAGACGCACATTCGAGTTCTCGTCCACTCGGAGCACAACCTCGTCGTTTCTGACCTCGGCAACATGCCCGATGATCCCGCCCACGGTCTGCACCTTGTCGTTCTTCTTGAGCGAAGAGATCAGCTGCTCACGCCGCTTCCGGTCTTTCCGACCCGAGAAAACGGTCATCAATACCATCATGACCAGCATCAGGACGATCATGGTCATGAAGAACGAGCCGCCACCCTGCTGGGCCGCCCCGGTTCGGGGGCCGACTGGCTGCTGCTCCCCAGTGCCAGGAGCCGCCGTCGAAGGTGCCCAGCCCGGCCCAGCCGCTGCATCCTGCATCGCCATCGCCTGCGACGAACCGATCTGGCCAACCCAAGACATCGAGATCACATCGGACATGTGGAAGACCTTTCCTGCGGGATGAACTTCCGCAAGAGCGATGTTAGGGGCGATCAGTCGACCTTGGCGGCAGCCACAGGCCACCGAACGAAAAATCCCGCCCAGCCGCCCCCTGCGATGGCGAAGCGAATATCCGCCATCAAACGCTGGAAGTGCCTTAGGTTGTGGATGCTCACCAGCGTCGGCCCCAGCATCTCCCCCGCCATGAACAGATGCCGTATGTACGCGCGAGAAAATACGCCCCCTCCACCACCGACCGCTCCTGGCAGTGGCCAGCCATGCGCCCCGGGGCTGCACGCGTAGCAGTCACACCCATCCTCAATCGGCCCGTCATCCTCTGCGAACCGCTGGTTCCGGAGCCGGATCTGCCCGGCGCGCGTGAAGGCGTTTGCGTTCCGACCGTTCCGTGTCGGCAGCACACAATCGAACATGTCGATGCCCGCACGAACCGCCTCCACGATGTCCCGCTCATACCCCACACCCATCAGGTATCGAGGCCTCGACTCGGGCAAGAGCGGCGCGGTGTGCCGTACCACCCTCGCGATCTGATCCCCAGACTCGCCCACCGCCACGCCGCCGATCGCATAACCCGGAAGGTCGATCTGGGCGACTCGTTCGGCTGACCACGTCCGCCGATCAAGGTCCGTGCCCCCTTGAACAATGCCGAAGAGCGCTTGCTCAGATACACGCCCATGAGCCCTCGCGCATCTCTCAAGCCAACGGATCGTCCTCTCGTTGGCAGTATCCAGACGCGCCGCGTGGTCGTACGCCCGGCCCCGCTTCTTCCCACCCTGCGCTCGCTCATCCCGGCTCGTCGCCTGCAACAGACGCTCCTGCTCCGGCGCAGCCACCGCCGGATCGATCGAAGGCGGACAGTCATCGAACGCCATGATGATGTCCGCGCCCAACTCGTTCTGCACGTGGATCGCACGCTCCGGAGTCAGACGCACCTCGGAGCCGTCAACGATCGACTTGAACGTCACCCCGTCATCATCCACGCGATTCATCGCCGCCAGCGAGTACGCCTGATACCCGCCCGAATCCGTCAGGATCGGCGCGTTCCAGCCCATGAACCGGTGCACACCTCCACGCCGTGAGATCAGCTCCGAACCCGGACGCAGCATCAGGTGATACGTGTTGTTCAGCAAGATCTGAGCACCCGTCGCCGCGACCTGCTGAGGCAGCACGCCCTTCACCGATCCCCGCGTTCCGACGGGCATGAACGCCGGCGTATCGAACGCGCCGTTCAGCGTCTCAACCCGCCCCACACGCGCACGCGATTCAACGCAACGCGAGAGCACCTGAAATCGCAGCGGTCCGGAACTCACGCGTCAGCCCCGCGCCCGCGTGCAGTCGCCGATCGCAGCGTGCGTCGCTCAGCACCCGTCAGACTGTCCGCACCGGTCGCCCTCACCTTCGCAAGTATCCGATCGATCTCGCGCTCCGCGTCCACACCCGCCCCACCTCGCCCTCGCTGCCCCTGAGGCCTTCGCGAATCAGTGAACACATCGAAAAAATCCCTCAACAGGTGCGAATGGCGGATGAAGTAATACCCCGCGATCGCCCCACCGACATGCGCCGCATCGCCGCCCGCATTTTTCCCGCCCGACAGCAGATTCAGAATCGAGAACAGCACATACCCGTACGCGAACCACGGAAGCGGAATCCCGATCGGGATGAACAGCAACTGCACGCTCTCGCGGGGCTCAAGATACGCACACGCAACGATCACACCGAACACCCCAGCGGACGCTCCGACCAGCGGCATCATCGTCGCATGGAACAGCAGCCCGGGAATCTGGAACGGCAAGACGTTGCCCAGCACATTCAGCAAGAGATACGCCAAGCCGCCGAAAATACCGCACACCAGGTAGAACGCGGCGTACTTCTTGAACCCCAGATTCCTCTCGACCGTGCCACCGAAAAAGTATAACCCGAGCATGTTGAGCAGCAGGTGCGCGAAGTTCGCGTGCAGGAACTGGAACGTCACGAGACGCCAGACCTCCACCCGCTGAAACCCCTGATATGTTGAAAAGTGCCCGAATGCCGTCAGCGGATCCATCATCTGGTACAGCGCAGTCCCGACGATCTGATTCGTACCCTCGATCAGAATCGGACGCCGAAAGTACCCCGACGAAGGAACCGGCGTTCCCGGCGCAACCGGCTGCCCACCGGTCGTCAGCATCTGGTCGAGAATCACCAGTTTCGCCTTCGGCGGGGTGCTCGGATCGATACTCCGCTCGATCAGGACAGGCACGCCCCTCCCAGCAAGCAGGATCCCCAGCACGAAGATCGCGACATTCAGACCGATCAGCCACGCGTTGAAGGACAACAGTCTCAGCGACCCGACGCCAAGACGCATCCGGCCCGATGTCGAGCCGCGAGCCCTCCCCGGATGGCGTGCATAATCACGATCGCTGATGCCCATGCCGATCCCGACCTCCGTTCCGAATAGCAACCATGAGATGCGTCGGCCAATTGTTGACCGGGGTTCCGCATCGCGTGCCCTGACCTCAGCAGATATCGGCGATCGACCCTGATCCGACGTAGAACCCACGTTCAGGCCGAAACCTGTCCTACCTCTCGGCACCCGGCTTCGACGCACGCTCGAGCGTCTGCCGCTCCTTCTTCGTCAGACTCGCCATCCCCTCCCGCGAGATCTTCCCGAGGATCCGGTCGATCTCTTGCTGAAGCCGCGCCCGCTCTTCACGCTGGGCCGCCTGCTTCTTCGCAGCTCTGTCGAACGCCGCCTGCTCCCTACGGCTCGCCTCTGACCGGATCCCGGCCATCGCATATCCCCCCCCATCAGCCATGAATGCCATCCGCTTCCGCTCGACCCAGCATGTCATCCCACCGAACAGAGCGATCGCCATCAACGTGGTCTGGCCGCCCACCATCCCGAGCACAAACAAGCCCGCGGCTCCGACGAGCCCGATCCGCGTCGCGATATCCATCGAACGCTCGTACCCCATCCTCGCCCACAGCAGCGACTGAAGAATCCGCCCGCCATCCAGCGGGAAGACCGGGCACAGCACGTTGAACGCGAGCAGAATCAGATTTGTGTAGTACGCCCACCACAGCGCAACCATACCCCAACTGTCGAGAATCCCCAGCGGAACACGCGGCTGGAACGGGTTGAAGACCACGCTCCCCCACCCCTGACCAAACGCCAGCAGCAGGCCCCCAAGCACCGGCAGAAGCACCACATTCACCAGCGGCCCGCCCACGGCCGTCACCAGGTGCGCCCTCCAGTGGCGCGGCGGGTTACACGACGCAAGCCCGCCAAGTGGCCACATCAGAATCTCATCCGCCTCACCCTGAACCCAGCGGCACGCGAAGCAGTGCCCGAACTCATGCAGCAGAACCAACACAAACAGCAACCCCATACCCATCAGCATGTGGCCGACACCCATGGTCGCGCTCGAAGCCGACCAGATCAGCTTCATGATGATCAGCAGAATGAAGAGGACGTGGACCTTGACGCGGATCTGGAACGCCGTGAACAGCGGCACCGCCCACGAAAACGGATTCTCTCCGTCGCCAAAGACACGCCTCAGCCAGTTCCCCCGGCCAGAGCCGCCCCGCTGATAGTCCCGATCCTGCCAACCCATGGCTCGTTCCTACAGCATGCCCCGACGCGCCGCCGCCAGAAGACACACAATCGACTTCCCATCGGCCAGATCGCCGCTCTCGATCATCGCAAGCACACGCGCAACGGGCACGAGCTCAATCGTCATCCACTCATCCGGCTCCGGACGTGCGCCCACATGGACAAGTCCGTGCGCGGCGTAGGCCCACATGATCTCATCAGTCATCCCTGGCGTCGTGTAGAAGCGACAGATCGGCGCCAGATGCTGCGCCGAATAGCCGGTCTCCTCAACCAACTCCCTGTGCGCTGTCACCTCGACCGGCTCGCCCCGCTCAATCGTGCCAGCCGGCAACTCCCAGATCACCTTGCCGTGCTCACCCAGTAACGGGCGATAGTTGCGGATCATGACCACAACCCGACCGTCCTGCGTGTCCATGATCGGAAGCAGCACGACCGCGCCCGGATGCTTGATGCCAGCAACCTCATAGGTCGCGCTGCCACGCTCGACAGTGACAGATTCATACGAGAATTTGCGCGTCTGGTGGATGGTCTCCCGAGAGACAACCCGACCCGGCGAACCATCCATGCGTGCCGTGGATTCCATTGCCGGATTGTACCGAGACTCCGTCTCACGGTGCCGATCCACCCCGGGTATCAACCCCGCCGCCAGGTCCGGCTGCCGTACACCGCCTGATCCCCGAGGATCTCCGAAATCCGGATCAGCTGGTTGTACTTCGCATTCCTGTCCGAACGGCACGGAGCCCCGGTCTTGATCTGCCCGCAGTTCGTCGCGACGCAGATATCCGCGATCGTCGAATCCTCGGTTTCCCCCGATCGATGGCTGAGCACCGCCGAATAGCCGTTCCGCATCGCCAGATCTACGGCCGCGAACGTCTCGCTCAACGTTCCGATCTGGTTCACCTTGACGAGAATCGCGTTCGCGCATCCCTCGCGAAGCCCACGCTCGAGGAACTTCGGATTCGTCACAAACAAGTCGTCGCCGACCAATTGCGTCGTCTTGCCGAGCCGTTCCGTCAGCTTCTTCCATCCCGCCCAGTCGTTCTCCGCAAGCCCGTCCTCGATCGACCGGATCGGATACTTGCGGCACCACTCGGCCCACATATCCACCATCTGATCGCTGGTCAGGATCTCCTGGCTGCTCTTGAACAGCTTGTACCCCTGCTTGCCGTCCTTCGCCGCTTCGGTCCAGCACTCGCTCGCCGCCGGATCGAGCGCGACGAACACCTGCTCACCCCACTTATAGCCGGCCTTCCCCACCGCCTCCTCAATGATCTTCAACGCATCCTCGTTGGCCTTGAGATTCGGCGCGAATCCGCCCTCATCGCCGACCGCCGTCGAAAGCCCACGCCCGTGCAGAACCTTCTTCAGCGCGTGATAAATCTCGACACCCGCCCGCAGCCCCTCATCGAACGTCTCAAAGCCCCACGGCTGCACCATGAACTCCTGGAAATCCACCGTGTTGTCCGCGTGCTTCCCGCCGTTCAGAATGTTCAGCATCGGAACCGGCAACGTCCGCGCACCAGTCCCACCGAGATACCGGAACAGCGGCAAGTCCGAGGCATCCGCCGCGGCACGGGCGCACGCCATCGAAACCCCGAGCATCGCGTTCGCGCCAAGCTCCGATTTATTCGGCGTCCCGTCCATCTCGATCATCAACGCATCGATCCCCTCCTGATCGCGCGCATCCAGCCCCTCGACCGCCTCCGCGATCCGGTCGTTCACGTTCTCCACGGCCTTCAGCACACCCTTGCCGAGGTACACCCCAGCCACACCGTCACGCAGCTCGACCGCCTCGTTCTCGCCGGTCGACGCGCCGGACGGCACCGCGGCCCGACCGACCGTGCCGCCGCTCAACGCGACCTCGACCTCAACCGTCGGGTTTCCTCGAGAGTCGAGAATCTGGCGTGCGTGGACAAACTCGATGTCAAAGGGCATGTGAAAACCTCCAGATATGCCCGCGGCACAGAGCGGCACGCCGAGCGAGTGACAAGACTAGGTCGCTTCCTCGACTTCCGGTGCGCCCCGATCGCTCGCAAACGGGTAAGATCACGCTACAGAACACCCCTATGCCAACCACACCCGAAGGTTTCGCGAATCGGATCGACGGACTCCGCCAAGACCTTGCGGCACAGGCACGCCGCGTACAGGCATTGGTCGAGTGCGCGTTCGATTCGTTCTTCTCACGCGATCAACAGCGGGCCGCTTCCGTCCCCCGGCTCGACGACGAGATCGATCGCATCGATGTCGAGCTCGAGCGGGCATCGGTCTCGCTCCTCGCCGACGCGACAAGCCAGGGCGCACAGCTCGATCAACTCCAGCTCCGCCACGTTCTGACGATCGTGAAGGTCAACAACGAACTCGAACGTATCGCCGATGTCGGAGTCGCCATCGCCGAAGCCGTCTCCCGTGTGCCGGCCGCGATGCCGGTCTGCCCCCCGACACTGCGTGTGATGACCAACAGCGTCGTCGGCATCGTCCGAGATGTCGGGCTCGCCGTCGATCGCACCGACGCACGCCTCGCCAAGGTCGTGCTCCAGAGCGAGGACGCAGTCGCCGCGTTCAAGGCCGCGCTGCTCCGCAACGCCGAAGACCAGATCGCCTCTGGCAAGATGTCCGTTGACTTCGCGTTCGTGATCCACGAACTGGCAACCCGATGCGAAGACATCGCCGACCACTGCACCAACATCGCCGAGCAGGTCCTCTACCTCGCCACGGGCACGATCGTCCGCCACCAGGAAGGCCACTGGGTCGAGATCCCACCGGCATCAGACTGACCGCATCGCCCCGCCGATCATCTCACTGCTTCGGCGCCTTGTAGAAAGGCATCGGCACCAAACGGCCCTCAAGCACGCCCCGGCCAGTGTCGATCTGCACACCCGCACCATCGGCCACGGCGGCCGTTTCCAGGAAAGCCATCGCGATCGGCTTGCCGAGCGTCGGGCTCAGGCACGCGCTCGTCACCGTGCCCACGCCTCGTCCAGCAACGAGCACCGCGTTCCCCTGCCTCGCCGTTCGCCTTCCCTCGATCTCAATCCCGACCAGCTTGCTTCTCGGCCCCCCCTCGTCGCGCGTCCGCCGAAGGGCATCTTGGCCCACGAACGGCAGACCGCCCTCTTCCTTGTCCTTGTCCATCGCGATCGCAAAGTCAACGCCGCACGAGAGCGCGTTGATCTCCTCGCCCAGCTCGTGACCATACAGCGGCATCGAGGCCTCAAGACGCAGCGTGTCGCGAGCCCCGAGCCCCGCCGGCTTCACCCGCGCCTCCGCCTCCTTCATGTTCACGTCTTTCAGCAGCAGCTTCATCGCAAGCCCCACCATCCCCGCCGGCAGGATCACCTCTACGCCATCCTCTCCCGTGTACCCCGTGCGGCTCACAATCAGCTTCGCGATAACCAGGTTCTTGATCGCAAATCGATAACGCTTCAGCGTCGGAACCTCAGAACTGACCCGCGAGATCAGCTCCATCACCTTCGGACCCTGCAACGCGACCATCGCCGACGACAGTGTGTCATCTGAGACCTTCGCGACGAGATTGTCCGCAGCCCGAACCTTCTCCACGTGCCCGACAATCTTCTCGCGGTTCGCGCCGTTCACCACGACGAGAAAGTCATCCTCCTCGACCCGCATCACGATCACATCGTCACGGACACCGCCACTCTCGTTGCACATCAGCGAATAGCGGCACTGCCCCTGGCTCATGTCGCCGATCCGACGCGTACAAAGCCGCTCGAGAAGCCGCCTGGCGTGCCGTCCCGTAAACCGCAGCCGCCCCATGTGCGAGACGTCGAACAACCCGCCGGAGCTGCGCACCTGGTGGTGCTCCTCGTGGATGCCCGAGTAGTATATGGGCATCTCCCAGCCGGCGAAGTCGACCATCTTCGCGCCATACTCAACGTGAAAGTCATGCAATGGTGTCCGCTGCAAGGGCTCACTCCTGACGGTTTCGTACGGCAACGACCGAAGAACGCTCGACGCGTGGCCCACACGCTACACCGGCCGACCCCGCATCGCCACCCCCGCATGGATTCCGCATCAAGGGCCGGAAAGCCAGTCGCAGTTGTCGATCAGCCGCACCGCCCCCACCCTCGCCGCGATCAAGGCGCGTGAGCCGCCCGCCTCTCGCCTCTTCCAGGGCTCTTCGACCTTCAACGTCTCCGCCTCTCTGACGACAGCGTACTCAACCTCGACCCCTCGAGACCGAAGCACATCCTGCATCGCGTGCTCTGCGTCCCCGACCGACTCCGCTTGAGAGGCCGCAACGAGCGCCGCGTGCAGCGACAAGGCCTTGTCGCGATCCGCTCGATCGAGAAATCGATTCCGGCTGCTCATCGCGAGCCCGTCTGATTCCCTCACCGTAGGCGAAGGACGGATCTCAACATCCAAGCACTCCTGTGCAACCATCGCCCTCACGACCTGCAACTGCTGCCAATCCTTCTCCCCGAAGATCGCAACCGATGGACGCATCAATCCAAAGAACCGCTTCACGACCTGGCACACACCCGCGAAGTGCCCCGGCCTGAAGCGATCCTCAAGCCCCGGCTCTGTCGCCACAGCGGGAAGTGCCGGAATGTCTATCTCTACCCCGGGCGGATACACCACATCGGCGTCCGGAGCGAACACCGCCGACGCGCCGCAACGCTCGCTCAAACCGACATCACTCTCGAGCGTCCTCGGATACCTGTCAAGATCCGATCTGTCATTGAACTGCGTCGGGTTCACGAACACCCACACGACGCACCCCGCCCGTGTCCCACGCTCGCGCGCGATCGCCGCGCCACGCTCCACAAGACTCGCGTGCCCCAGGTGCAGCGCACCCATCGTCGGAACCACAACAGGACCACCCGACGACGCCCATCCGAGCCCGTCAAGCCAGCTCTCCATCTCACCCGCTGTACGGAGCACACGCATGCACACAAGAGTCCGGGGCCATCACCCCAGGAGTCAAGCCCCCATCCAAACTGGCCTGCATTCCTTACCGAGCAGCGCTCAGCCGCCGGATGATCGCGTCGAGCCAGTCGCGGATCGGCCGATCCTCCGGAACCTCAAGCAGATCCAGCTCCACGCGGCACAACCCATCGCCCTCGTACTCGCACGCCCGAACCCTGCCGAACAGAGGCACCGGCGTCGAATCGATCAGATGGACCGCCACAACAACCAGCCGCCCCGGATAGCACATCCGCCGAGACATGAAGGTAAGCACCGAGCGATCCAACTCACGCCCCCGGGCCCCCCACGTCGACACCGGGCGGCCTCGATCATCCAGTTCCGCGACATCCAGCTCCGCCTCGAACCGATGCCCCTTTCGAGAACGCGAAGGGCCACTCCCGGGCTTCTTCGATGCGACCTCCCCCTCAACCGAGCGCCTCCCCTCACTCGATGAAGGCGGCGGCGCAACCCACGACGAGACCGGCTCGTCGTCATCCAGGAAACTGACTTGCTTCTCAGAGTCCGCGGGCTTCATGGTGGATCACTCCCATGTATCACATATCGACACCGGCGGATCCGCAATGCTCCAAACCGCTCGATCAGCCATCGCACCCCGCCTCCCTACACTGCGCAGGCATGACCCGTGGCGGCGACAACGAAGTTACCGGACGACGAGGACCACAGGTACACCTCCTGATTGCCACGCACACAACACGCCACCTCGACACCTGCCTCGCGTCTCTCAGCATCCTCTCCCCGCTCCCGGACGCCGTCACAGTCACGTGCGATGTCTCCAGCACCGAGATCGAACAGCTCCTCGACCAGGTATGGCCGAGAGTCTGCGCGTCGATTGCCCGTTCAAATCGCCCCCCCCCGCCGCTCTTCCATGTCTCACGCCCCCACCAAGGCCGAGCTCGCCTGAACCAGGTGCGCAACAACGGGGTGCGCGCCATCCTCTCTCACGGAGGCCGATCCGAAGACCTCCTCATCGTCATCGACGGCGACATGGCCCTCGCCCCCGATGCGATCGAGTCCTACCAGCGGCACCTTGAGAACAAAGCCGACGTCGTTGTTCCCTACAGAATCAACCTCACCGAGGACGCAACCGGCTTACTTACCGCCGACCTCTTTCTGAACACACCCCAGGACGCCGCCGCCCTCCTGACGCCGAACAGTGAGCAGGCACAGTCACTCGTAGCCCGCGACGCCCGATACAAACGCCAACTCTGGCAGAAGCGTTGGCTGCCCCTGATCGGCAAGCGACACAAGCCCAAGCTCCTCGGTGGCCACCACGCCGTGCGCCTCGGCCCACTCATCGAGATCAACGGCTACGACGAGGAGTACACGGGGTACGGTTACGACGACGACGATCTCGCACGCCGCCTCCACCAGCGAGGCGGACTCAGATGGGCAATCGCCGTCGCATCGATCCCCGCCTTCCACCTCTGGCACCCGACCAGGGCACCCGCAAGCCCCACCCGCGCCGAGGGATACACAAGATTCAGTCGGCCCGATCTTCCTGTCCGAGCCGTTCGCGGGATCGAGAACCCGATCGATCAGCCCCAGCCGAGAATGCGGCGGGTCGCCGGACTCGAGACGGCCGCGTGTCACGAACCGCCCACCCGCTCCACAGACACCGCACGAGACTTCGCATCGCGAACAAAAGAGCCCAACTCGGCCTGAACCCCTCCATGCTCGCGAGCGATCGAGGCGGCCGCGCGTACAGATCACCCCCACAACACGGGCACTGATACGTTGCCCACCAGCGCCGCCGCTGGAGCCCCCTGCCCATGTCGCCACACATCACGCATCGCGCACGCGTGTAGCGTCTCCACCATTCAAGAACTCTCTCCACGGCGTCGTAATCTACCAGCACGCCCGCGCCGGCAAAAGACGACCGTACTGCGAACAGCCGAATCTTTGCAGAGACATACCCTCCACCCGTGAGCATCGATTTCAGAATCT from Phycisphaeraceae bacterium includes the following:
- the panC gene encoding pantoate--beta-alanine ligase, giving the protein MRVLRTAGEMESWLDGLGWASSGGPVVVPTMGALHLGHASLVERGAAIARERGTRAGCVVWVFVNPTQFNDRSDLDRYPRTLESDVGLSERCGASAVFAPDADVVYPPGVEIDIPALPAVATEPGLEDRFRPGHFAGVCQVVKRFFGLMRPSVAIFGEKDWQQLQVVRAMVAQECLDVEIRPSPTVRESDGLAMSSRNRFLDRADRDKALSLHAALVAASQAESVGDAEHAMQDVLRSRGVEVEYAVVREAETLKVEEPWKRREAGGSRALIAARVGAVRLIDNCDWLSGP
- the gcvT gene encoding glycine cleavage system aminomethyltransferase GcvT translates to MQRTPLHDFHVEYGAKMVDFAGWEMPIYYSGIHEEHHQVRSSGGLFDVSHMGRLRFTGRHARRLLERLCTRRIGDMSQGQCRYSLMCNESGGVRDDVIVMRVEEDDFLVVVNGANREKIVGHVEKVRAADNLVAKVSDDTLSSAMVALQGPKVMELISRVSSEVPTLKRYRFAIKNLVIAKLIVSRTGYTGEDGVEVILPAGMVGLAMKLLLKDVNMKEAEARVKPAGLGARDTLRLEASMPLYGHELGEEINALSCGVDFAIAMDKDKEEGGLPFVGQDALRRTRDEGGPRSKLVGIEIEGRRTARQGNAVLVAGRGVGTVTSACLSPTLGKPIAMAFLETAAVADGAGVQIDTGRGVLEGRLVPMPFYKAPKQ